One stretch of Pseudomonas azotoformans DNA includes these proteins:
- a CDS encoding polyamine ABC transporter substrate-binding protein: MRLVKQLLPLALVAAFSSAGQAAPTVSIYNWTDYIGETTLADFQAKTGIKPIYDVFDSNETLEGKLLAGRTGYDVVVPSNHFLARQVKAGAFLKLDRTQLPNFKNLDPKLLALLEKNDSGNAHSVPYLWGTNGIGYNVDKVKQVLGIDHIDSWAVLFEPENIKKLNQCGVAFLDSADELFPAILNYMGKDPRSENPKDYQEAEAKLLTLRPYITYFHSSKYISDLANGDICVAFGYSGDVFQAANRAKEAKNGVNIAYSIPKEGSNLWFDLLAIPADASNPKEAHAFINYLLDPQVIAKVSASVGYANANPAAKAFMDPELVNNPEVYPPQAVLDKLYISTTPTPSTMRLMTRAWSKVKTNK; encoded by the coding sequence ATGCGTCTTGTAAAACAGCTTCTCCCGCTGGCCCTGGTGGCCGCATTCAGCAGTGCCGGCCAGGCGGCGCCGACAGTCAGTATCTACAACTGGACCGACTATATCGGCGAGACCACCCTGGCCGACTTCCAGGCCAAGACTGGGATCAAGCCGATCTACGACGTGTTCGACTCCAACGAGACCCTGGAAGGCAAGTTGCTCGCCGGCCGCACCGGCTATGACGTGGTGGTGCCGTCAAACCACTTCCTGGCGCGCCAGGTCAAGGCCGGTGCGTTCCTCAAGCTCGACCGCACGCAATTGCCCAACTTCAAGAACCTCGACCCCAAGCTGCTCGCGCTGCTGGAGAAAAACGACTCGGGTAACGCGCACTCGGTGCCGTACCTGTGGGGCACCAATGGCATCGGCTACAACGTCGACAAGGTCAAGCAGGTGCTGGGCATCGACCATATCGACTCATGGGCGGTGCTGTTCGAACCGGAGAACATCAAGAAGCTCAACCAGTGCGGCGTGGCCTTCCTCGATTCGGCGGACGAGCTGTTCCCGGCGATCCTCAACTACATGGGCAAGGACCCGCGCAGCGAGAATCCCAAGGATTATCAGGAAGCCGAAGCCAAGCTGCTGACGCTGCGGCCGTACATCACCTACTTCCATTCCTCCAAGTACATCTCGGACCTGGCCAACGGTGATATCTGCGTGGCCTTCGGGTATTCCGGCGATGTGTTCCAGGCGGCGAACCGTGCCAAGGAGGCCAAGAACGGCGTGAACATCGCCTATTCCATTCCCAAGGAAGGTTCCAACCTCTGGTTCGACCTGCTGGCGATTCCCGCCGACGCGAGCAACCCGAAAGAAGCCCACGCCTTCATCAACTACCTGCTCGACCCGCAAGTGATCGCCAAGGTCAGCGCCTCGGTGGGCTATGCCAACGCCAACCCGGCGGCCAAGGCGTTCATGGACCCTGAGTTGGTGAACAACCCTGAGGTGTATCCGCCGCAGGCGGTGCTCGACAAACTCTATATTTCCACCACGCCGACCCCGTCGACCATGCGCCTGATGACCCGCGCCTGGAGCAAAGTGAAGACCAACAAATGA
- a CDS encoding glutamine synthetase family protein — protein MNAPFDQLSAWLKEHKITEVECVISDLTGIARGKIAPTNKFLHERGMRLPESVLLQTVTGDFVDDEIYYDLLDPADIDMVCRPVSHATYVVPWAIEPTAIVIHDTFDKLGNPIELSPRNVLKKVLQLYTDKGWQPIVAPEMEFYLTQRCEDPDLPLKTPVGRSGRAETGRQSFSIDAANEFDPLFEDVYDWCEAQGLDLDTLIHEDGPAQMEINFRHGDALDLADQITVFKRTLREAALKHNVAATFMAKPVADEPGSAMHLHQSVVEIATGKPVFVDAEGNKSQLFLHHIGGLQKYIPKLLPMFAPNVNSFRRFLPDTSAPVNVEWGEENRTVGLRVPTSSPDAMRVENRLPGADANPYLAIAASLLCGYLGMVEQIEPSAPVEGRAYERRNLRLPFTLEDALARMEDCDTVKQYLGDKFVRGYVAVKRAEHENFKRVISSWEREFLLLSV, from the coding sequence ATGAACGCCCCCTTCGATCAGCTGTCCGCCTGGCTGAAAGAACACAAGATTACCGAAGTCGAATGCGTGATCAGTGATTTGACTGGCATCGCACGCGGCAAGATTGCGCCCACCAACAAGTTCCTGCATGAGCGAGGCATGCGCCTGCCGGAAAGTGTGCTGCTGCAAACGGTAACCGGGGACTTTGTCGACGACGAGATCTACTACGACCTGCTCGACCCCGCCGATATCGACATGGTTTGCCGCCCGGTCTCACACGCCACCTACGTCGTGCCGTGGGCCATCGAGCCCACCGCAATCGTGATCCACGACACCTTCGACAAACTGGGCAACCCCATCGAGCTGTCGCCACGCAATGTGCTGAAGAAAGTCCTGCAGCTCTACACCGACAAGGGCTGGCAGCCGATTGTTGCGCCGGAAATGGAGTTCTACCTGACCCAGCGCTGCGAAGACCCGGACTTGCCGCTGAAAACCCCGGTGGGCCGCTCCGGCCGCGCCGAGACCGGCCGCCAGTCGTTCTCCATCGACGCCGCCAACGAATTCGACCCGCTGTTCGAGGACGTCTACGACTGGTGCGAAGCCCAGGGCCTGGACCTTGATACGCTGATCCACGAAGACGGCCCGGCGCAGATGGAAATCAACTTCCGCCATGGCGACGCTCTCGACCTGGCCGACCAGATCACCGTGTTCAAGCGCACCCTGCGCGAGGCCGCGCTCAAGCACAACGTGGCCGCGACCTTCATGGCCAAGCCGGTGGCCGACGAGCCGGGCAGCGCCATGCACCTGCACCAGAGCGTGGTGGAGATCGCCACCGGCAAACCGGTGTTCGTCGATGCCGAGGGCAACAAGAGCCAGTTGTTCCTGCACCATATCGGCGGCCTGCAGAAGTACATCCCCAAGCTGCTGCCGATGTTCGCGCCCAACGTGAACTCGTTTCGCCGCTTCCTGCCTGACACTTCGGCGCCGGTCAACGTCGAGTGGGGCGAAGAAAACCGCACCGTCGGCCTGCGCGTGCCGACCTCCAGCCCCGACGCCATGCGCGTGGAAAACCGCCTGCCCGGCGCAGATGCCAATCCGTACCTGGCGATCGCGGCTAGTCTGCTGTGTGGCTACCTGGGCATGGTCGAGCAGATCGAACCCAGCGCACCAGTGGAAGGCCGCGCCTACGAGCGTCGCAACCTGCGCCTGCCGTTCACCCTCGAAGATGCGCTGGCACGCATGGAGGACTGCGACACGGTCAAGCAGTACCTGGGCGATAAATTCGTGCGCGGCTACGTCGCGGTCAAACGCGCCGAGCACGAGAATTTCAAGCGGGTGATCAGTTCCTGGGAGCGTGAGTTCCTGCTGTTGAGCGTCTAA
- a CDS encoding NAD(P)/FAD-dependent oxidoreductase produces the protein MMQPTDHARSYYRATANALAERPALGTDLTADVCVIGGGFTGVNTAIELAQRGLSVILLEARRIGWGASGRNGGQLIRGIGHDVSGFAKYVGEEGVRYLERAGIESVALVGERIREHGIDCDLRWGFCELANTPAQFAAFKGEQAHLAELGYAHETRLVGPQDMQQVVGSKVYAGGLVDMGSGHLHPLNLVLGEARLAESLGVRIFEHTEVLQLIHGDTVQVRCAGGTVRATSLVLACNAHLEELEPRLSGKVLPAGSYIIATEPLSEAVAQQLIPQNLALCDQKVGLDYYRLSADRRLLFGGACHYSGRDPADIAAYMRPKMLKVFPQLAQTAIEFQWGGKIGITANRFPQVGRLKQYPNVFYAQGYSGHGLNVTHWCARLLAEGIHAGVSSGLDIFSQVPHMTFPGGKALRSPLLALGMMWFRLREFVQ, from the coding sequence ATGATGCAGCCGACTGACCACGCCCGGTCCTACTACCGGGCCACGGCCAACGCCCTGGCGGAGCGCCCCGCATTGGGCACCGACCTGACCGCCGATGTGTGCGTGATCGGCGGCGGGTTCACTGGCGTGAATACCGCCATCGAACTGGCCCAGCGCGGGCTCTCGGTGATTCTGCTGGAAGCCCGGCGCATCGGCTGGGGCGCCAGCGGGCGCAACGGCGGGCAGTTGATCCGCGGTATCGGCCATGACGTGTCGGGATTTGCCAAATACGTGGGCGAGGAGGGCGTGCGTTACCTGGAGCGCGCTGGGATCGAGTCGGTGGCCTTGGTGGGCGAGCGCATTCGCGAACACGGCATTGACTGCGACCTGCGCTGGGGCTTTTGTGAATTGGCGAACACGCCCGCGCAGTTCGCCGCGTTCAAGGGCGAGCAGGCGCACCTGGCGGAGCTTGGGTATGCCCACGAAACCCGCCTGGTCGGCCCGCAGGATATGCAGCAAGTGGTCGGTTCGAAGGTGTATGCCGGGGGACTGGTGGACATGGGCTCCGGGCATTTGCATCCGTTGAACCTGGTACTGGGTGAAGCGCGACTGGCCGAGTCCCTCGGCGTGCGGATTTTCGAGCACACCGAAGTGCTGCAACTGATCCACGGCGACACGGTGCAAGTGCGCTGCGCCGGCGGCACGGTGCGCGCGACCAGCCTGGTGCTGGCCTGCAATGCACACCTGGAAGAACTGGAACCACGCTTGAGCGGCAAGGTACTTCCGGCGGGCAGCTACATCATCGCCACCGAGCCGTTATCGGAAGCCGTCGCCCAGCAGTTGATCCCACAGAACCTGGCGCTGTGCGACCAGAAAGTCGGGCTGGACTATTACCGGCTGTCCGCTGACCGGCGCCTGTTGTTCGGCGGCGCCTGCCATTACTCGGGGCGCGATCCGGCGGACATCGCCGCCTACATGCGCCCGAAAATGCTCAAGGTGTTCCCTCAACTGGCGCAGACCGCCATTGAGTTCCAGTGGGGTGGCAAGATCGGCATTACCGCCAACCGCTTTCCGCAGGTGGGGCGCCTGAAGCAGTACCCCAATGTGTTTTATGCCCAGGGGTATTCCGGGCATGGGCTGAACGTGACGCACTGGTGTGCAAGGTTGCTGGCCGAGGGGATTCACGCAGGCGTGAGTTCGGGCCTGGATATTTTCAGCCAGGTGCCGCATATGACCTTTCCGGGGGGGAAGGCATTGCGGTCACCGTTGTTGGCGTTGGGGATGATGTGGTTTCGGTTGCGAGAGTTCGTGCAGTGA
- a CDS encoding SRPBCC family protein, with the protein MAIASSVIEIPVSADQVWQLVGGFNSLPNWLPLIVKSEPDDGGRVRHLQTADGAVIVERLQRFDHVGRTYSYTIEQSPFPVSAYLATLQVEALTDASAKVTWSGVFTPAAGTTDAAVEELFAGVYSGGLEALRANFPA; encoded by the coding sequence GTGGCAATAGCGTCTTCTGTGATTGAAATCCCGGTGTCGGCCGATCAGGTCTGGCAATTGGTCGGCGGCTTCAACAGCCTGCCGAACTGGTTGCCGTTGATTGTCAAAAGTGAGCCGGACGATGGCGGCCGCGTGCGTCACCTGCAAACGGCGGACGGCGCAGTGATCGTCGAGCGCTTGCAGCGCTTTGATCACGTCGGGCGTACCTACAGCTACACCATTGAGCAGTCGCCGTTTCCGGTGAGTGCGTATCTGGCGACGTTGCAGGTTGAGGCGCTGACGGACGCTTCGGCGAAAGTGACCTGGTCCGGTGTGTTCACGCCAGCGGCGGGGACCACGGATGCGGCAGTGGAGGAGCTGTTTGCCGGTGTCTACAGCGGTGGTCTTGAGGCCCTACGCGCCAACTTCCCGGCCTGA
- a CDS encoding helix-turn-helix domain-containing protein: MTQATALRVQAFTTGDVAAQCSATPGWVQQYQQMSPGHFAGRIRYLDLQGVEVYEECMNTRVEQHFNAPAGSLAFCFDGSDNALYLLNGESRNTWITPENYREVAVVFGPQFVQRHGLEVAKLEGLFMAPLTGQQNALFARWLSGTLTRLPTVSDPAALIQQLLDDCLFILDNACVCLDRSSLQRRNEERRLMARIGEWAADAPDETVNLLELAQIAGVPLRQLQQGFKTYTGMSPAQWLRLRRLNGARRELLNSTGTTVAEVAMNWSFWHLGRFSNSYRALFKELPSETLKHRHASCQNAALACDDRQGPWTSP; encoded by the coding sequence ATGACACAGGCAACCGCTTTGCGCGTACAGGCCTTCACCACCGGTGATGTGGCCGCTCAATGCAGTGCGACACCCGGCTGGGTGCAGCAGTACCAGCAGATGTCCCCGGGGCATTTCGCCGGGCGCATCCGTTACCTCGACCTGCAAGGCGTGGAGGTGTACGAAGAGTGCATGAACACCCGCGTGGAGCAGCATTTCAATGCGCCAGCGGGCTCCCTGGCATTCTGTTTCGACGGTAGCGACAACGCGCTGTACCTGCTCAATGGCGAGAGCCGCAACACCTGGATCACCCCGGAAAACTACCGTGAAGTGGCAGTGGTGTTCGGCCCGCAGTTCGTGCAGCGCCATGGCTTGGAGGTGGCGAAGCTGGAAGGTTTGTTCATGGCGCCGCTGACCGGCCAGCAGAACGCGTTGTTCGCCCGTTGGCTGAGTGGCACGCTGACACGCTTGCCCACGGTCAGCGACCCCGCCGCGCTCATCCAGCAACTGCTCGACGATTGCCTGTTCATCCTCGACAACGCCTGCGTGTGCCTGGACCGCAGTTCCTTGCAGCGCCGCAACGAAGAACGCCGGCTGATGGCACGCATCGGCGAATGGGCGGCGGACGCGCCGGACGAGACCGTCAACCTGCTGGAACTGGCGCAGATTGCCGGGGTGCCGTTGCGCCAATTGCAGCAGGGCTTCAAGACCTACACCGGGATGAGCCCGGCGCAGTGGTTGCGCTTGCGCAGGTTGAATGGGGCGCGGCGTGAGCTGCTCAATTCAACCGGGACCACCGTGGCCGAGGTGGCGATGAACTGGTCGTTCTGGCATTTGGGGCGGTTTTCCAATAGCTACCGGGCGTTGTTCAAGGAGTTGCCCAGCGAGACCCTCAAACACCGGCATGCCTCCTGTCAAAACGCCGCCCTTGCCTGTGATGACAGGCAAGGGCCATGGACGTCCCCCTAG